The sequence TCTTATTTTCACTATTTTTTAAATTATTTATATTAATTTGATTTTCTAAATAAAATATTCTTAGATAAAAAAATAGTTCTGCATTTTCAAAACAAAAATTTATATCCTTTTTTTGTTTTAACAATTTATAGCAATAAGTTTCTAGTATAGAAGCTATAAATCCTTTAGTACATATACTTTTTATCTTTCTATATGGATTAATGATTGTAAATATATTTGTACTTATGTTACTATGTTTATTTAGATATTCAAAACATTTATTTCTAGCTTTTTTAAAATCAGCTATAGATTCTTTTATTTTTTGTTCGGGAACATCCGTATTTTTAACTTCAAATCTTAAAGTTTGTAATCCTGATTCAATCAGACTATTAATTTCTTCATAAATTTCATTTTGTGGATTAATTTTACTAAAAGGAGCTAGTATTAATCTACTTATTCTATAACCGGCTTTGACTTTATTTTTATTTTTGTTACCTTCAAAGGCAAAGTCAAAATATACGTCTAATAACTTTCCTAACAGATTTAGAATAATATCAATATTTATTAAATTCTTTTCTTTAAACTCGATTTTACTTTTTCTATTATCTTTGTTTGAAAATAAATTTTCAATAGATTCCATAACCTCCATAAAAGCTTCGTGTTTCATAATATTTTTCAGGGACTACTAAATTTTTAAGGTATAAAATTACATAGTGTATATTCTCATAACTATATTAGAATTTAGAAGCTTTTTAAATACAATTAAAAAAACAAAAAACAAAAAACTATCTGGCGTTGCATAAATGTGGGATGAACTAGCGTCTAAAACTATTAATATTCCGCTCAAAATATAGCTAAATCATCCCATGATTAAGCAACACCAAGTCCGATTAATTACTTACTATATAACTCAGGGCAAATAAATTGTTTTTACCAATTACCAATTACCAACTACCAACACCCACAGATATAATAAGCGTTTCACCGGACATGATATTACTCCTTAATAATCGCGTTTGCGGTATCTGTTAAGAAATCTATCCAGATTACGCTCCGCTAAAGCCGCGATGGTAAGGGAAGGGTTGGTACAGGCTGTAGAACCTGGAATAAAAGCACCATCAACGACAAACAAATTACGATAACCGCGAACTCGTCCATAAGGACTGCATACAGCGCCAATTGTTGCACCACCAAGGGGATGAGCGGTAATGCTAGCATCTGGTTCAACAGCTAAAGTTGTGCCGTTAGCTTGGTTTAGCCGTTGGAAAAAATCTAAATTAGCCTTTTTAATTTTCTGATTGTTAGCAGAGTTCTGAGGCCAAACTAAATCGGCTGTTTTGGTAGAAGCATTATAGTTTAAAGAACCCTCCGGCTTGGTAATAGCAAGACTCACACCAGTATAAACGCCTTCAGGAACATTAGGAAAAGGTATTTGTTCAAATACCAAAGGGGCTATAGGGTTGTCGAAGTCCTCAATTACTGTAGCCGCAGGTCCCCCCTTTGTAGGATTGGTTTGCATTGAAGTAAGAACAGAAGCAAGTATATCTCCATTAGTCCCCCATCTTTTTCCTACTTGGTTATTAATACGGCGCAATTTTCCATTATTTTTAGCACGTAATAAAAGTTCTGTGGTTCCAATAGAACCAGCTGCTAAAAATAGATATTTACAAACAATAGTTTTTTTCTCAACTACATTTCCTTGCTCGTCGATTTTATTGCTTCTGATGCGAAAACGTCCGCGACTTGCTTCTTCTATGTCAATAACGACATGCAGAGGTCGTATCTCAACGAAGCCAGTAGCCTCAGCCATCGAAAGATAATTGCGGTCTAAGCTCTGTTTTGCTCCACTGTTGATGCCATAGTATACTTGACCGTCGATAGCAGAAGGAACTTTTGTTCCAGCAATCTCCTGCCGAACAATATCCCAATCCACATTCATATCAAGCTTGCGGGCTTTTAAATTAGCTTTCGCTGCTTGTTCCAAAACTATACGACTGGTTAAATAAAATGGACTTTGCAGGATATCATCGGGTATGGGGGAAGGTTTCAGAATCGAACGCACCCTTGGATAATAAACTCTATCGAGTTCTTCGTAATTTATGCTCCGAGAAAAAGCTCTATAAAAAAGTTCTTCAGTAGGCTGATAGGTTACTGCGTTATATACAAGGGAGCCACCACCTACCCCCGCTCCCCGCAAAACGTTAACCCCATCACCTTTCTTGATATCCAGAACTCCTGTGTATACATCAATAGGAGTTTCTCCAAATATGATTGTAGTTGGACTCAACCAAGTAGAACGACCATCGGGTTTATCATAGGTAGAAAAAGTATCACCTGCCGTACTTATGGGCCATCGTCGTCCGCGCTCCAGTACAACCGTCTCAATCCCCGCTTCAGCAAGCCTTAAGGAAGCTACCGCTCCACCAAAACCGCTAC comes from Rivularia sp. PCC 7116 and encodes:
- a CDS encoding GMC oxidoreductase, whose amino-acid sequence is MHPKFKRRQFLQATLAATASIGYYNIATFAEGSEERVEAVVIGSGFGGAVASLRLAEAGIETVVLERGRRWPISTAGDTFSTYDKPDGRSTWLSPTTIIFGETPIDVYTGVLDIKKGDGVNVLRGAGVGGGSLVYNAVTYQPTEELFYRAFSRSINYEELDRVYYPRVRSILKPSPIPDDILQSPFYLTSRIVLEQAAKANLKARKLDMNVDWDIVRQEIAGTKVPSAIDGQVYYGINSGAKQSLDRNYLSMAEATGFVEIRPLHVVIDIEEASRGRFRIRSNKIDEQGNVVEKKTIVCKYLFLAAGSIGTTELLLRAKNNGKLRRINNQVGKRWGTNGDILASVLTSMQTNPTKGGPAATVIEDFDNPIAPLVFEQIPFPNVPEGVYTGVSLAITKPEGSLNYNASTKTADLVWPQNSANNQKIKKANLDFFQRLNQANGTTLAVEPDASITAHPLGGATIGAVCSPYGRVRGYRNLFVVDGAFIPGSTACTNPSLTIAALAERNLDRFLNRYRKRDY